A region of Aquipuribacter sp. SD81 DNA encodes the following proteins:
- a CDS encoding LytR C-terminal domain-containing protein, with the protein ARRLGGGQGPEAVASAGGAAGLGAPPPERQRPEDRPGQRLASRAPEPAVDAPDEEPDWDAALLGQDRATAARGSHVTDGTPRPTPTPTAPREAVGDDASWSPRAAWSRLRRGRPDRVDLLALAGVLLVVLLLVVALVAGLTRGSGEATAVVPPPDAPAQQTLALTLAAGEQVDAAALLGADDARLATLLLPPDLQLVVADAAAVPLWRAAQLGADSLRRGVEDTLGLRVDEVLTLDGTQLASLVDGVGGVVVDVPREVVTSEVLVPAGDDQRLAGTQAVAFVTDGAEGEPPEAGLARFSAVLTSLVAAMPSDPEDAVSVLAAAGVTGGTDPANGTTGTTTGTTTGASAPARAAVDTGVATVLARAAGRAGGGSSEAVVLPTREVTAGDASVRSVDRDAVAGTLGERFAGALLPLAAVGEVRVEVRNGIGTQGLVGPARDLLVAAGLRYAGGGNAAEFGQETTTVLVASQDDADVAAGRAVAAALGVGTDALQVNNQAMVDTDVVVVLGEDFAARATPSPATS; encoded by the coding sequence GCGCCCGCCGCCTGGGAGGCGGCCAGGGCCCCGAGGCCGTCGCGTCCGCCGGGGGCGCGGCCGGGCTCGGGGCCCCGCCGCCGGAGCGGCAGCGGCCCGAGGACCGGCCGGGGCAGCGGCTCGCGTCGCGGGCCCCGGAGCCCGCCGTCGACGCCCCGGACGAGGAGCCGGACTGGGACGCGGCCCTGCTGGGGCAGGACCGGGCCACGGCCGCCCGTGGCTCGCACGTCACCGACGGCACCCCCCGGCCGACCCCGACACCCACGGCCCCCCGCGAGGCCGTCGGCGACGACGCGTCGTGGTCGCCGCGCGCGGCGTGGTCGCGGCTGCGGCGGGGCCGCCCCGACCGGGTCGACCTGCTCGCGCTCGCGGGGGTGCTCCTCGTCGTGCTGCTCCTCGTCGTCGCTCTCGTCGCGGGCCTGACCCGCGGGTCCGGGGAGGCGACGGCCGTGGTGCCGCCCCCGGACGCGCCGGCGCAGCAGACCCTCGCCCTCACGCTGGCGGCCGGCGAGCAGGTGGACGCCGCCGCGCTCCTCGGCGCGGACGACGCGCGGCTCGCGACGCTGCTGCTGCCCCCGGACCTGCAGCTCGTCGTGGCCGACGCCGCCGCGGTGCCGCTGTGGCGGGCCGCGCAGCTCGGCGCCGACTCGTTGCGCCGCGGTGTCGAGGACACCCTGGGCCTGCGCGTCGACGAGGTCCTCACCCTCGACGGCACACAGCTGGCGAGCCTGGTCGACGGGGTCGGCGGTGTCGTCGTCGACGTCCCGCGCGAGGTGGTGACGAGCGAGGTCCTCGTCCCCGCCGGCGACGACCAGCGGCTCGCGGGGACGCAGGCCGTCGCCTTCGTCACCGACGGAGCGGAGGGGGAGCCGCCCGAGGCGGGGCTCGCGCGCTTCTCGGCCGTCCTCACCTCGCTCGTCGCCGCGATGCCGTCGGACCCGGAGGACGCCGTGTCGGTCCTCGCCGCGGCCGGCGTGACCGGAGGCACGGACCCCGCGAACGGCACGACCGGCACGACGACCGGTACGACGACCGGCGCGTCCGCGCCCGCGCGGGCGGCCGTCGACACCGGCGTCGCGACCGTCCTCGCGCGCGCGGCGGGACGCGCGGGCGGCGGCAGCTCCGAGGCCGTCGTGCTGCCGACCCGCGAGGTGACCGCCGGCGACGCCTCCGTGCGCAGCGTCGACCGCGACGCGGTCGCGGGCACGCTGGGGGAGCGGTTCGCCGGCGCCCTGCTGCCGCTCGCCGCGGTCGGCGAGGTGAGGGTCGAGGTCCGCAACGGCATCGGCACGCAGGGGCTCGTCGGACCGGCCCGGGACCTGCTCGTCGCCGCCGGCCTCCGCTACGCCGGCGGCGGCAACGCCGCCGAGTTCGGCCAGGAGACGACGACGGTCCTCGTGGCCTCCCAGGACGACGCGGACGTGGCCGCCGGGCGGGCCGTCGCGGCCGCGCTCGGCGTCGGCACCGACGCGCTGCAGGTCAACAACCAGGCGATGGTGGACACCGACGTGGTCGTGGTGCTCGGCGAGGACTTCGCCGCCCGCGCCACCCCGTCACCGGCCACGTCGTGA
- the rsfS gene encoding ribosome silencing factor — translation MNASSHAVELATAAAEAASDKLATDVVALDVSGQLVITDVFVVASAPNDRQVRAIVDAVEERLRGMGAKPVRREGEKDGRWVLLDYADVVVHVQHAEEREYYALERLWKDCPVVPLPEHARGRRGDDAFDADQGPVG, via the coding sequence GTGAACGCCAGCAGCCACGCGGTCGAGCTCGCCACAGCGGCGGCCGAGGCCGCCTCCGACAAGCTCGCGACGGACGTCGTCGCCCTCGACGTGTCCGGCCAGCTCGTCATCACCGACGTGTTCGTCGTCGCGTCCGCGCCGAACGACCGGCAGGTGCGCGCCATCGTCGACGCGGTCGAGGAGCGGCTGCGCGGCATGGGCGCGAAGCCGGTGCGGCGCGAGGGGGAGAAGGACGGCCGCTGGGTCCTGCTGGACTACGCCGACGTCGTCGTCCACGTGCAGCACGCCGAGGAGCGCGAGTACTACGCGCTGGAGCGGCTGTGGAAGGACTGCCCGGTCGTGCCGCTGCCCGAGCACGCTCGCGGCCGGCGCGGCGACGACGCCTTCGACGCCGACCAGGGTCCGGTGGGCTGA